ttttttttaaacgaagACTACAAAAAGGCACTTAATAGTGTTTCAAAATATTACATGTTATGACCTGTTCTGCCTAAATAATACAGTAGTGCGATAATGGTGAAATGAACAAACATTTGACATGTTTGaagaaaattaatttaaaaaaataaaaagattcaCAACACTTTAAAAAACTCCATTCATAATACTCATATGCCGCCAGAGAAACTCATGCGTGGGAACTGAAATGTTTGAAAAGGAAATAACAGCCAAACGATAACTGTTCCAGGATTGTACCAACAATTTTTCACAAGTACAAAACATACTAGACTTATTTTAAGTTATTCCATTCCTATTGAAATTGAGGTAACTACTGCATAATGCATAAAATGATTGTACAACCATCACAACCATCAACATACTATGAAATCAATACCATTAAACAGCAATTGATCATTTCTGAAATGCAGTTATTGTTTCTTACACTGTAACAATTGAAAAATTCCTTTTTCCCCCCCTCAACTCAATAACACGCTCTCCAACATTCTGGAAATAATGGCATTTGTGATATTGAAGGGTTCACGCCATCACCTCCTGAAGCGTACCACTGCACATCGCATGATGCTGACTGCTATTGATCAATACATGTCTCCCTGCTGCAAACAGACTGCTATACAGGTACAGGCCAGGTACAGCTTGTGGCTGTACAAGGCCAACAGTCAGACATGGAAAGTAGCACCAGAGACAAATTACTCTATGTTGGAGTAGAAGAGGAAGAGCTGCGATTAGACTTTTGGTCTATTAAAACTCTCTGGCATAAGGAGTAATGATGTGGAATTTGCATACAGCCCTGCAGCAAAAGGGAAGCCCTGTTATGATCTGTAGGGCGTGTCATATTAGTCTTATCTAACTCTCACACTCAACTCACTCTGGGGCTCAGAAGGAGGGTTCCCCTCGTTGCCCCCAGCACTTAAAGAGACCAGCTAATCAGGGATTCCAGACCTGGGCAATCAGAGAAGTCAGATCTCACAGGCCCTTAAAAGGGAATCAGTTTCTGAAATGTCTGAGGTATTGAGAAAGTgccttgttgttgattctttgtGATAGGTCAGACTGCATGTGGAAGGTAGGACGCTGCCAAAGAAGGTGAGTCATTGGCAAAGAAAATAACTTCAAATATCTGTAGTGACTGCCACACTAAATAATCGTACTGAGAGAAGTAAAACAACACATCACAATAACAGCAGAGGCAATTACTtgaaagaggaatacaaaaaaaaatgtcctttaTAACATCCTTACAGTTCTTCATAGCATAGCATCCTTCACACTGCCTAATACACTGggcaagaaaacaaaacaaccaaatacAGCTAGAAGACAAGGCGTACTCAGTTGAAATCCCTGTCAGGGAAGATGAGAGGGGCGATGAGGGTCCAGAGGTAGAGCCCCAGGCCCAGCCAGCTGGAGCTCATCTTCACCCACACAGCTGGCATACTGCTCTGCATGGCCTGGGTAGTAGTGTCTGGCCTGAGAAAGGGCACACAGGGAAAAGTACAAGTTAGTCAAATCAACTCAACGTAACACGAGTACTGACAAAAACAGCACTGTAGGGGAGCagcgattacatttttttttcttttcctaaacggAGCTGATTGAGAAAGTGGCATTCAAACTGTGTTAAAGGAAGGGCTAACTTTCAAGTGAAGTAAtgtgccctctggtggacgtACTGGAGGCCTACAATGCCTGTGCAACAACTGCTGAAAGCTACAGATTTCAGAACATTTGGGCATCTCAGAAGCATCAAAcagatgtgtgtttgtctcaaAATTGATAATTTTGTCATTGACATATTGGAAGAATTGTGTGTTTAAATATATATGCACTTTTTTCCTTGTAAAAACAATGTGTAGACTAATACAAaagtaatccctctcaatcGTCACTTGTGACCCACTAGAAGTGTGTGGCGATGTTTGTATCTGCAGAGACTCTGCCCTCtgcctgtattttctcttttgtttattttagtgAGTGCGGGACGTTAGTCGGCGTCAACAAAGAGCCTTAGGGCCCATGTGAGCTTGTAACGCCCAGCGTAATAACAGTTTGCAGGCTGTGCAGCGCAACATTTCCAACCGCCGCATGGCCCATTGCATCTCATATCGATGCACAAGTCTagctgacacagacaggaaaacAGACAGGATGAAGCTCTGCATTCCCTCATAATCCAACAATGCGGCACCTTCCCGcggatgtgtttatttgtgctttagaacataACCGCCGTGCAACAATCCGAAATGCTCGTTTTATTCCTCCGATTCACTGCTTTGTACAGCGCTCCCTGAGTGGCCAACTTTGAACCCTACATATATACTCATATCACTACTTATTCTACCTTTAAATGCTGTCAGTTTGGTAATAAAAAGGCTTATTTGCATTTGTTTCTGTGTGACACACTGTATCTACCCATATgtttatatttcatattttcacAGGAAAACTTCTTTAAGCAAATTCAACCGCAATCTTATCTGTTCATCACCAGTGATCCTCCAGTTACAAGACCACAaaacttttttcacagcagacatttaaaaaaaagcaaattttgTCAACGATGGAACATTTCAATTAAGTGTCCTGATAAGCATGCACATTACCAGGACCCTGGAACCAGCTGAactaagtggaatgcagtcaTTTTTTCATATTATTATACATAGCTGTGCACATAAGGTCTGCTGTAAAAAGAGCTAGTCTCTAACCTTTAAGTCTCTTGCATTACATGTTTAACTCTGTAGGCGAGAGAGACTTACTGGTACCAGTTGGTGAGAGTCATCATGATGTACAGAGAGGCCAGACAGAGGTGGAAGTGGAAAAAGGAGTAGCTGTAAGAGACTTTCTCCTCCTCATTGTCCACGGCTCTGCGTATGCCGCCCTCTCCCACCACACCCTCTCCACCTGAACCTCCGCCCTCCTCTGTCTGCATCAGCTTGTTTACCTGGGTGTTACTGGACGAACGGATActagagaagagacagagagagagacagttttacaaaaatataaataatacaaaactgAACATAAAACTGAATTTGGGATGGTTTTAAACCCACCTGGCATAGAGAGTGCAGAAGAGGAAAATTATCAAACCAACAATGCCCTGAGCGTCCCACCACTGCACCTGTCCTGGGGCACCGTCAGCAGATGGTTCAGTAGTGGTGACGTTTGACACTAGACTCAACAGGCTGGGGTTACACTTGCGATCTAAGACATCGGAGCAAACACACATTAGACAAGACGATTGATTAGTTTGATGAAATACAAACTACCCAaagccttttttccccccctatACCATGACATATCAACTTGTGCAGCTAGAACATactacagcactgtggagattctggcaatgcgagactacaacATAATTGAACCGCAAAAGAGATAGTTCTCCAGAACGACACATATTATGAgcattttttaaaagaaaggtTGAATTAAATTATATGTGGGTTGTCGAGATGCATTTTGGAAATGGATCTCAAATGCCTACGTATGCTTAAAACTAACCCTACAGTTACCGAAAGCTTGCCAGTTGTTGCCGTTCACTTGGGAAAGGCAGATCACAAGACATGAGACAGGGAAGGTGTGCTAACTATTAGGAAAAAGCAGCTCTTTGTTCTTATAGCATGCCAGGGAAACTCACCAGTATGATCAAAATGCTGCAGCAGATAATCAGCAGATTTgtgtattaaaaacaaacaaacgagTATAATCACAACTGAGCATGTAACAAAAAGCTACCGAAAAGAGTTGCAACTGTATTTCAAGAGGAGACTCACTTGGATTGTTGGTCATTGCAGACCAAGTGACATACATGGTGTAGAGGGAGATGAGTGAAGCCTGGAGCAAACCAGAGTGTGGCTGAGCTTCCTATAACAAACAGGACAAACATACCCTaaatgtgttttcaaatgtatctGCATTAGTATGGATGGACATGGCTTTAGACTGGTCCACACGGTACCTGTATCTTGGGCAAGATCGAGACAACAGAGATGATGATGCACAAGATAAGGTTGAGGCTGATGAAGACCTTGTGCTCTGTGCAGTCGTCAGGCTGTGTGTAGTAAACGTAGAAAAGCACCACAGCGGTGATAGCCAGAGCGTAGTGGAGGACGGTGAAAGACAGCAGGCCTGGAAATTACATGGACATACGTACATTTACACAAATGGATTAAAAcaacaatataatataaaagtGTGCTACTGACTTAGACAGCAGAGCAGATCTCTCTTATCTATTCAAATATTATGTCAAGTGTATAATTTATCATTTGACAAACATATAGAATATCATGGCAAGAAACACCTCTTTTAAGTGAATGCTGTACCTGCAAACCAGCATTTGTTGTCACCATTTTCAGCATTTTCTACCCACACCTTGTTCCAGGAATGGGCAAAGTCGATGAGAAGAATAAGTTGGATTAGGATGAAGATGAAGGATCCCACTACTCCGAAATAAAACCACACTGTGAATTGGAAAGGAAACACAGCTGATACAGCTTCCTAGATATTTCTTCTACTGTATGCCTGAGCTACTGATAAATCACAAAGTCAGTGTCTGCTCCAGAAAGAGATACAATTTACTGTTTATAGTAATTCAACAGGTCATGTAAGTACCAGTATGAAAGGTTCCATCAGGGATGAAGAAAGCACCCACTGTTATCCCAAtcaggatcagaaatttaaagaACCAGAACCTGAAAATCCACAAACTCGCCATCAGTACAGCAGACAGACATAAGTAGCACATCCCAACATCCCTCAACACATGTATTCCATAGAAACCCAATAAAGCACTTACCCATTTTGAATAGCTGCACGTGGGTCTTTGCTGCTACGGACATGAATCATGATGGCGAAGAACAGAAAGAAGAAGCAAGTCATGGCGAAGCACATGCGATACACAGACTTGTAGCCCACAATGACATCACAATTAACCTGGTTTTCATAACCAGGTATAGCACTTCCTCCTTGGCAAAATCCGGGGATCTGCAAAACAGCAGAAGGTCAGAAGACGTGTAATTAAGCTTATCCAGAAAGTATTTACTAGAGAGAATATCAATACTTCATCTGAAGTAACAGCATGTAGCGACACATTTTAATGCAATACAACCCTGAACGCTGTCAAGCAATCACATTAAAAGGAACAGTGATCTTACTTTACGGAGGTGTGTCTCCATCCCAGGAAGGATCATGATGACCGACACCAATGTCCCTAGCAGCAAAAAGAAGGAGAAAACCAGCCGTGTGATGGTGGAGTTATTGGAGGAGGGACAGCAGCCACACAGAAGGCATGGTGCTGAGCCACACAGACAGGAGGCCTGTAATAGAGGATGACAAAGGAGTGGGAGGAAATCAGGAGTTAAAGCTTTGGGCAGGATCACTTTTCAAAATCAGATATAAGTCAAATGAATGTAGGCAACTGCTTTTGGCAGAATACCAAGTTTTGTTACATTAGAGGAAATACTGGGctggtaaaacacacacacacacacacacacacacacacacacacacacacacacacacacacatctgacttagctagctagctatctagctagctagtatcCCAGTTTGTCAAGAAAATCTAGCTGGGGCGTAACTGCCCCTTGGTTTTTGTGATGTccacagttagctagctagtccaAAAATACTCTTTATTTCACTTAAACATATTGACAGtgacttagctagctagctagcctattTAAGTTTTTAAGTGTTGTATCGGCCAGACCAGGAGCTGTTGTCCTAGAAGAGAACTGGCCATAGCATATGACCTAGTTACATTTGTAGGTGTCAATACCTCGgtctctagctagctagctagcaaactaACCTATCTTGGTTAAATGTTAACTTTAGTGAAAATGGCCTGTTCTCAGCGGTTCTGACACTTCCTCGATCCCCCAATGGCTGTGTTCATTCGCTACGTTATCTTGCTAAGCTAGCTAAGTTCCTTGAAATTTGAAGCGTTatgttatatactgtctatggttatgtCTAgtacagctagctagctaacagttagTATTTGACGTAAAGTCATTAACGTTAATAAGCGCGGACAGTGGTAGACTGTCAcgtactagctagctagtgcttAACGTAACGTTAATTCCTTGGCTAACGTTAGGACAACGAGAGTGAGATAACGCCTTCCGTTAGTATCTAAGATAATATAGCTACGTATTGAAATTAGATACTTACACAGCTGGCTAAAGAGCACAATGCCAGACAAGCCCCCATCTTCacattaaaatgttgaaataattGGTGGTGTACGGTAGCCTTTTGCTTATACACCAAAACAAACAGTTGGGAGTTGTTCCTTCTTCTCGTTCTTCTTTTCGGCAGCTTGCATACTTACTGTTGCACAATACTGCCATCTTCTggagttagttagctagctcctATGGTGTCCAGCATGCCAGCTTTCCCTCCTCTTCAGTCCTGTTCTTATTAGAAGGTTGAACAAGCACCTTGTGTCTTGTCCACTTCCACCACACTCCAGTATGTTCTTTACTTCTGCTCCTGTTATCCCAAATCTTTCTCATTTTGGAAATGTGCAACGTTCTACAGTTTCTGCTACCTtacaatgatcacaaaaaccaGGTGGATGCTTCCCCATAATGTGATGTGTGCTGTTTAGGTTACTGCCTGTCCAATTCTCACTCTCCTTGTTACTTGCTCTTTGTTTTGTTCATCTACTTCTTAACATAGCCTACCTATTCCTTTTTGGATTGAGTGTAAATGTCTCCCTTTTGTTGTGTTAGTCCAATGATTTTGCTACTGCTGATTTACCTTTCTCCGCACGCGTTTCCCTCTTTTGATAATTTAatattgaattatttttttgacTGCCTATTTTGCCAACCTGTATGCTCTCTCATTTTTAACGATACCTGAATGCGCTGGGACCCAAATGAACATTATATTCCCCCTGTCTAACTATTCTCAAATTTGTAAAGACGTCATAAAAAAGATCCTGATGACCTCTAGCTAACAGTACCTGACTTTTTGCTTGCAAAGGCCGACACAGAATCACTAAGCTGCTACGTTTCTGCAAATAACCTGTTTACTCCATTCTATTGCCATCAACATAGCAAACAACTCAATTGTACATTCAAGAAATCAGATGTTCTTTTGCTAAATCCCACTTTAAAGCTAGTCACAGCAACTATACCTGTTGCTTCTGTTAGTGGGTCTTTTGATCCATCCGTACAAATGTGAACACAGTCTTTATACTTATTGTCACTATAATATTCTTATTCTTGTGTGTAAATGCAAGTAATTcctgcttttcaaaataaaagtattcaCGATTACCTCAAATTACAAGCTTTATAAAGACCTAGTATGCTGGGCCCTCCAAGAGATGTGAGGAGGATGAAAACTAAAATGATGCTACACTTTTAGGAATGATTAAACATCCTTGTGTTATTAATGTGTTAAACATTGTTGTATGTCTTGTGCCACTGTTTATTTCTGCCAATCCAAAATAGTACTGTGTCTGCAGAGCCCAGCGGATAACAGGACAGAAAAGGTGGGGACTTTGAAACCTACCCTCTGTCCTCTTGCTCAGCATCTCAGAACCTGAGTGTTTTTGGATAGCAAGAAAGAGTCTGTCAGGTGCGGACAGAAGCTTCTTCAAAGACCCTGCTGTTCGTATTGCACCAGCACAGCAGGGATTTCAACAGTGATTGGGTTATTAATAGACCCTTTAATATCTAATCTGGAACAAGAAATATGTCAGTGCCAGACACTCAATTCATTATCTAGCAAGTTGGTTTTGTCTCCACAGTCCACACTACACTTTTCTTATTATTCAGACACAGCTGAGTGGTTCTTGAAAAGAAAAGTATATCAAAACTTTTCACTTTACTGCACCCAAAGTACTAATACGTAAGAGTATTTTTTTGTCCTGCCAGCTCAAGTAGTATGACTTAAAAGACAAATGTATGTTGCTGACACTTTTGCCTTCCACATTATGTGGATTACAGACATACagtgtgcattttaaaattgtgCAATGTTGATTCCTCTATCCAACACGAGTTTGCATCATTCAGCCACCATTTTAATTTACCTCCATTCAATTTAATGAGCTCCTTAAactacattttacatttcaacagattaatcaacagtCAATAATAATTTTACAGTACAATTTAAATACGGTGCTTAGTGTAGGCCTGACAAACAAGCCATAGCCTACTGTAAATGTTTAGAACATTTACACCTACAACCTTTTCACTACTAGGCCTGCACAGGAGAAGCAACAGACACTGAGCAAGTATAAACAGGGAACATTTTGGGACACTTTGGTCTCTGTGTGATTTAATGTAGCCTGCCCCAACATGCTACCTTGTAACctatagactgttaatattaaagtCTGTGCTTGTAACACACTGGCTAACTATTAGCTGCCTTGGGAAAGTTTCCCCTTGCTGAAGCTCCAGGAAGTAGGTTaaggtaagccaatcagaggcagagtaggacGGGACATTTcttcgccatcctaggaaaGGCAAGTTCTCCATCCAGCTAGAATCCATCAGAATCCATGCCATATACAGATTACAGAAAatgattaaacaaataaattgtAACTGTTGCCATAACTACACATTAGCCTACACTACGATAAAGTCGATGTAACCTCTTTCCTGCCTACAGTCCAGCACATTACATGCAACGAGGGACGTTGCCTGCCAG
The DNA window shown above is from Perca fluviatilis chromosome 7, GENO_Pfluv_1.0, whole genome shotgun sequence and carries:
- the serinc2l gene encoding serine incorporator 1, with translation MGACLALCSLASCASCLCGSAPCLLCGCCPSSNNSTITRLVFSFFLLLGTLVSVIMILPGMETHLRKIPGFCQGGSAIPGYENQVNCDVIVGYKSVYRMCFAMTCFFFLFFAIMIHVRSSKDPRAAIQNGFWFFKFLILIGITVGAFFIPDGTFHTVWFYFGVVGSFIFILIQLILLIDFAHSWNKVWVENAENGDNKCWFAGLLSFTVLHYALAITAVVLFYVYYTQPDDCTEHKVFISLNLILCIIISVVSILPKIQEAQPHSGLLQASLISLYTMYVTWSAMTNNPNRKCNPSLLSLVSNVTTTEPSADGAPGQVQWWDAQGIVGLIIFLFCTLYASIRSSSNTQVNKLMQTEEGGGSGGEGVVGEGGIRRAVDNEEEKVSYSYSFFHFHLCLASLYIMMTLTNWYQPDTTTQAMQSSMPAVWVKMSSSWLGLGLYLWTLIAPLIFPDRDFN